The Cloacibacterium caeni region GGAATTCTCGCTCTCAAAGTGGTAGCTTGGGCAATAAGCGCCATATCGTGTGCTTCTTGAACACTTGCAGAAGAAAGCATCGCAAAACCAGTAGTTCTGGCTGCCATTACATCTTGATGGTCACCAAAAATCGACAAAGCTTGTGCTGCTAAAGAACGTGCTGCAACGTGAAAAACTGCACTTGTAAGTTCTCCCGCAATTTTGTACATATTCGGAAGCATCAGCATTAAACCTTGTGAAGCCGTAAAAGTGGTGGTTAATGCACCAGCTTGAAGTGAACCATGAACTGTACCAGCTGCACCACCTTCACTTTGCATTTCTATAATTTCGGGAACGTTTCCCCAGATATTTTTAATTCCTTTAGACGCCCATTCGTCTGCCAATTCTGCCATAGTAGAAGATGGCGTAATAGGATAAATGGCGCAAACTTCGTTTACTCTGTACGCGATGTACGCTGCAGCTTCGTTGCCGTCGATGGTTGCTATAATTTTATTTTGATTTTTCATTTTTTTCAATTGATTAATGTTCTAAAACCATATCTAAAGCGTGACAAGGACATTGTTCTGCGCAAACGCCACAACCTGTACACAAATCGTAATTGATGGTGTAACCTTCTCCTTTTCCGTTTTTGGAAATCGCACCTTCCGGACACGCTCCGTAACAACTATCGCACTCGAAACAATTACCGCAAGAAAGACAACGTTGTGCTTCGTAAACTGCTTCTTCAGTAGTATAACCTGCTACAATTTCGTCAAAAGTTTCTACTGCTTTCTCAATTTCTAAATGTTGTTGAGCTTTCTTTTCAGCATCTGTTTTGAACCAAATTTGTAGTTTTTCGATAGTAACTAAAGGATTGTTGGATGGTTTTTCGTAAGTAGTATTTCTAAGCCAAGCGTCAATATTTCTTGCTGCTTTTTTACCATGACCTGTAGCAATCGTTACTGTTCTTTCACTAGGAACCATATCTCCTCCTGCAAAAATTCCAGGATAACCTGTCATCATTGATGCATTTACCTCAACGGTTGTTCCATCCTCTTTGAAGGTAATTCCTTCAATATGTTTTAAGAAATCGGTATCTGCTTCTTGTCCGAGAGCTAGAATTAAAGAATCTGCTTCCAAAGTTTCGTATTCACCAGTTGGGACGGCTTTTCCATTAACCACTTGCATTTTTTCAACTGTGATAGAAGAAGTTTCCATATTTTTAATGGTGCTCAACCAATGGATTTTCACCCCCTCGCTTAAAGCTTCATCTGCTTCAAATTCGTGAGCAGGCATATGTTCGCGATCTCTTCTGTAAATAATCATGGCTTCATCTGCACCTAATCTTTTAGCAGTTCTCGCTGCATCCATTGCGGTATTTCCACCTCCGTAAATGGCGACTCTTCTTCCTAAAAGTGGTTTATTATCACTATTTTCATCAGCTTCTTTCAAGAAAGAAACCGCATCTAAAATTTTACTCGCTTCTTGAGCAGGAATATTTACTTTTTTGGCTAAATGCGCTCCAATAGCTACAAAAACTGCATCGAAACCACCATTTTCTTTTTCTTGGAGAATATCTTGAACTTTATAATTCAGAACAATTTTCACTCCGAAATTTTCAATTCTTTTAATTTCAGCTTGAAGAATATTTCTAGGCATTCTGTACGCAGGAATCCCAAAATTCATCATTCCACCAGCAACAGGTCCTGCTTCGAAAATCGTTACTTCGTGACCTAATTTTCT contains the following coding sequences:
- a CDS encoding NAD(P)-binding protein; the encoded protein is MSFIKTDLTKLANLNKSKGTGSIRKSKPEYVDFFPPCNNACPAGENIQAWLSLAQEGKIEDAWRKLTEQNPMAAIHGRVCYHPCENSCNRKDLDSSVSIHAVERFLGDEALKNNWQFYPPKTLTGKKIMIVGAGPSGLSAAYHLRKLGHEVTIFEAGPVAGGMMNFGIPAYRMPRNILQAEIKRIENFGVKIVLNYKVQDILQEKENGGFDAVFVAIGAHLAKKVNIPAQEASKILDAVSFLKEADENSDNKPLLGRRVAIYGGGNTAMDAARTAKRLGADEAMIIYRRDREHMPAHEFEADEALSEGVKIHWLSTIKNMETSSITVEKMQVVNGKAVPTGEYETLEADSLILALGQEADTDFLKHIEGITFKEDGTTVEVNASMMTGYPGIFAGGDMVPSERTVTIATGHGKKAARNIDAWLRNTTYEKPSNNPLVTIEKLQIWFKTDAEKKAQQHLEIEKAVETFDEIVAGYTTEEAVYEAQRCLSCGNCFECDSCYGACPEGAISKNGKGEGYTINYDLCTGCGVCAEQCPCHALDMVLEH